Proteins encoded together in one Acetobacteroides hydrogenigenes window:
- the pstB gene encoding phosphate ABC transporter ATP-binding protein PstB, producing the protein MYKIEAKDVNLHYGDFHALKGINMKMKPNTVTALIGPSGCGKSTFLRCINRMNDLIDSVKISGLIAVDGEDIYRKGINIDELRKHVGMVFQKPNPFPKSIFENVAYGLRVNGENNRGFIEDKVKESLVQAALWEEVKDKLKKSAFELSGGQQQRLCIARALAISPSVLLMDEPASALDPISTAKIEELIYELKSNYTIVIVTHNMQQAGRVSDHTAFFYMGELIEYGDTKKVFTNPDHIQTQNYITGRFG; encoded by the coding sequence ATGTATAAAATAGAGGCAAAAGACGTAAACCTACACTACGGCGACTTCCACGCGCTAAAGGGCATCAACATGAAGATGAAGCCCAACACCGTTACCGCCCTCATCGGGCCATCGGGCTGCGGAAAATCGACCTTCCTGCGCTGCATCAACCGCATGAACGACCTCATTGATTCGGTAAAGATATCGGGCCTAATTGCCGTTGATGGTGAAGACATCTACCGCAAGGGCATAAACATCGACGAGCTGCGCAAGCATGTGGGAATGGTATTCCAGAAGCCCAACCCTTTCCCAAAGTCGATATTCGAGAACGTGGCCTACGGCCTGCGCGTAAACGGGGAAAATAATAGAGGCTTCATAGAGGATAAGGTAAAGGAATCGCTGGTACAGGCAGCCCTTTGGGAAGAGGTTAAGGATAAGCTCAAGAAATCGGCCTTCGAGCTATCGGGCGGACAGCAGCAGCGCCTTTGCATTGCTAGGGCGCTGGCCATATCGCCATCGGTGCTGCTAATGGACGAGCCCGCATCGGCGCTCGACCCCATATCCACCGCCAAGATCGAGGAGCTGATCTACGAGCTCAAGTCGAACTACACCATCGTAATCGTGACGCACAACATGCAGCAGGCTGGCCGCGTAAGCGACCATACCGCCTTCTTCTACATGGGCGAGCTTATAGAGTACGGCGATACCAAAAAGGTGTTCACCAACCCCGACCATATCCAAACCCAGAACTACATTACGGGTAGGTTTGGTTAG
- the pstA gene encoding phosphate ABC transporter permease PstA → MKDKNTIYNSKRASQSVAFWIFRFFSFLVVAILVTILSFIIYKGAGAISWDFITKMPKDGMTKGGIFPAIVGTLCLVAGSIIFAFPIGVLSGIYVNEYAKNGWFIRFVRMMTNNLSGIPSIVFGMFGMALFVNYLKFGTSIIAGSLTLGLMVLPIVIRTTEEALKSIDNSFRHGSYALGASKLETIRRVTLPMAFPNIVTGLVLSVGRVSGETAPILFTAAAYFLPKLPSSITDPVMALPYHLYVLSTSGTDLEASRTMAYGTALVLVIMVLFVNLIANALRKYFSKKVKMN, encoded by the coding sequence ATGAAGGATAAAAATACGATATACAACTCTAAACGAGCGAGCCAAAGCGTAGCCTTTTGGATATTCCGCTTTTTCAGTTTCCTGGTTGTGGCCATACTGGTAACCATCCTCTCCTTTATCATCTACAAAGGAGCAGGAGCCATTAGCTGGGATTTCATCACCAAGATGCCCAAGGATGGCATGACCAAAGGAGGCATTTTCCCTGCCATTGTTGGAACGCTATGCCTAGTTGCTGGAAGCATCATCTTTGCCTTCCCTATTGGGGTGCTATCGGGGATTTACGTAAACGAGTACGCTAAAAATGGCTGGTTCATCCGCTTTGTACGCATGATGACCAACAACCTTTCGGGTATTCCATCCATCGTATTCGGAATGTTTGGAATGGCGCTCTTCGTAAACTACCTCAAGTTTGGCACCTCCATCATTGCAGGCTCGCTAACGCTCGGGCTCATGGTGCTACCCATTGTGATCCGCACCACCGAGGAGGCGCTCAAATCCATCGACAACTCGTTCCGCCACGGCAGCTACGCCCTTGGGGCCTCTAAGCTGGAAACCATACGCAGGGTTACGCTCCCCATGGCCTTCCCCAATATTGTAACAGGGCTGGTGCTCTCAGTCGGTAGGGTATCGGGCGAAACAGCCCCTATCCTATTTACCGCAGCGGCCTACTTCCTGCCCAAGCTGCCATCGAGCATCACCGACCCGGTAATGGCGCTGCCATACCACCTGTACGTGCTCTCGACCAGCGGCACCGACCTAGAGGCATCGCGTACCATGGCCTACGGAACAGCCCTGGTGCTGGTTATCATGGTTCTATTCGTAAACCTGATTGCCAACGCGCTGCGCAAGTATTTCAGCAAAAAAGTAAAAATGAACTAG
- the pstC gene encoding phosphate ABC transporter permease subunit PstC codes for MKNIFKRFVERFVEGILFLSGTITTITVLLIVLFLFREGSGLFNKSTMEKGFVLAVNKSNPVLQLSSFEIKEIFDGKITRWKQVGGKDEEIKLFRVEDIVNYYTEEQIGANFENLPVLLSNVVDSIPNIVAFVPEMYLNKSFKGRILPEKKLTLKEFFFGKEWFPTAQPSAQFGAFSLITGTLWVSLWAILISLPLGLSVAIYMAEIANPKVRNWLKPVIELLAGIPSVVYGFFGLIVIVPLIQKLFNLPVGETALAGSLILAIMALPTIITISEDAIRTTPRAMKEASLALGATHWQTIYKVIIPYSSSGIAAAAILGIGRAIGETMAVLMVTGNAAIIPTTLLEPVRTIPATIAAEMGEAPQGGIHFEALFALGAILFIMTLIINIVVDYISNKKKISKR; via the coding sequence GTGAAAAACATCTTTAAAAGATTTGTAGAAAGATTCGTGGAAGGGATACTCTTCTTAAGCGGAACCATTACCACCATTACGGTTTTGCTTATCGTGCTATTCCTTTTCAGAGAAGGTTCCGGGCTGTTTAATAAAAGCACCATGGAAAAAGGGTTTGTGCTTGCCGTAAACAAGAGTAACCCGGTATTGCAGCTCAGCTCGTTCGAAATAAAGGAGATCTTCGACGGAAAGATTACCCGATGGAAGCAAGTTGGAGGTAAAGATGAAGAGATTAAGCTCTTCCGCGTGGAAGACATTGTAAACTACTACACCGAAGAGCAAATTGGAGCCAACTTCGAGAACCTGCCCGTGCTGCTCAGCAATGTGGTAGATAGCATTCCCAACATCGTAGCATTTGTTCCGGAAATGTACCTCAACAAGAGCTTCAAGGGACGCATACTTCCCGAGAAAAAGCTTACGCTAAAGGAGTTTTTCTTTGGAAAGGAATGGTTTCCAACGGCACAACCATCGGCTCAGTTTGGCGCATTTTCGCTAATTACCGGAACGCTATGGGTTAGCCTTTGGGCCATACTCATATCGCTACCGCTAGGCCTATCGGTAGCCATCTACATGGCTGAGATTGCCAACCCAAAAGTTCGCAACTGGCTAAAACCCGTAATAGAGCTACTCGCAGGCATTCCTTCGGTAGTTTACGGCTTCTTCGGGCTGATAGTGATTGTGCCACTTATCCAGAAATTGTTTAACCTACCCGTTGGCGAGACGGCCCTTGCAGGAAGCCTTATCCTTGCCATCATGGCACTACCTACCATTATTACCATATCGGAAGATGCCATACGCACCACACCACGAGCAATGAAGGAGGCCAGCCTTGCCCTTGGAGCCACCCACTGGCAAACCATCTACAAGGTCATTATCCCCTACTCCAGCTCGGGTATTGCAGCAGCAGCCATACTTGGTATTGGTCGTGCTATTGGCGAAACCATGGCTGTGCTAATGGTTACGGGTAACGCAGCAATCATTCCGACAACGCTGCTCGAGCCTGTGCGTACCATTCCGGCCACCATTGCCGCCGAAATGGGCGAGGCGCCACAGGGAGGTATCCACTTCGAAGCGCTGTTTGCCCTAGGAGCCATCCTTTTCATCATGACGCTTATCATCAACATTGTGGTAGACTACATCTCGAACAAGAAGAAGATTTCTAAGCGATAA
- a CDS encoding phosphate ABC transporter substrate-binding protein, which produces MRNWLILTAATLLISAAAFGQTVRIMGSDTTLPLTQKEAEVFNKTSKGTSIAVTGGGSGVGIAALIEGTTDIAMSSRPLKFYEKLKIQTAKITYKQVEIAKDVLSVIVHPSNKISRLTRQQLEDIFTGKITNWKQVGGADMRIIVYTRETSSGTYEFFKDHVMNKKNFARTALSLAATGAVIQSISQTKGAIGYVGLAYLNKKVKPISVSYEGKGYVEPTLQNAQTGQYPITRPLYYFYNQKREKLVNPFINFILSPKGQQIVKEDGYIPVK; this is translated from the coding sequence ATGAGAAATTGGCTAATCCTAACAGCAGCAACATTGCTAATTTCGGCAGCAGCTTTCGGCCAAACGGTAAGGATTATGGGAAGCGACACCACGCTCCCTCTTACCCAAAAGGAAGCGGAAGTATTCAACAAAACCAGTAAAGGCACTTCGATTGCGGTTACCGGAGGTGGAAGTGGAGTTGGAATAGCAGCCCTAATTGAGGGAACTACCGACATTGCCATGTCGTCGCGCCCTCTAAAGTTCTACGAGAAACTAAAAATCCAAACGGCAAAAATCACCTATAAGCAGGTAGAAATTGCAAAAGATGTCCTATCGGTAATTGTACACCCATCCAATAAGATATCAAGGCTCACCCGCCAGCAGCTCGAAGATATTTTTACAGGAAAAATTACCAACTGGAAACAGGTAGGTGGTGCCGATATGCGCATCATCGTGTACACCCGTGAAACCAGTTCGGGTACTTACGAGTTCTTTAAAGATCATGTAATGAACAAAAAGAACTTTGCAAGAACAGCCCTCAGCCTTGCTGCTACAGGTGCCGTTATTCAATCCATCAGCCAAACAAAGGGAGCAATTGGATATGTAGGACTTGCCTACCTCAACAAAAAGGTTAAGCCTATATCCGTATCATACGAGGGGAAAGGCTACGTTGAGCCAACTCTACAAAATGCACAAACCGGACAATATCCTATTACCCGTCCACTTTACTACTTCTACAACCAAAAGCGCGAAAAGTTGGTGAATCCGTTTATCAACTTCATACTCTCGCCTAAGGGACAGCAAATAGTAAAGGAAGATGGTTACATACCCGTTAAGTAG
- a CDS encoding TetR/AcrR family transcriptional regulator gives MKSRRLHYISRITNLLIETNNPKMKVDEIATRLGITKKTIYNYFDSKQQLFECVLDSYLKSKIEETKENLNHYSNPISSLIYIGHSIGPVFRDCTPLYEQKIGVVKTNPMLNIFFQRRQDLVDIVKRIFIKGIREELFESDIDIEIACQVYLSGIETLYRPNGLLCSKKISSHQISQVLYYMLKGNCTRIGLSVLREKVDIKVIVD, from the coding sequence ATGAAATCTAGAAGACTGCACTATATATCAAGAATTACAAACCTATTAATAGAAACAAACAACCCCAAAATGAAGGTTGACGAAATTGCAACCAGATTAGGTATAACAAAAAAAACCATCTACAACTACTTCGATAGCAAGCAGCAGCTATTCGAATGCGTGCTAGACTCCTATCTCAAAAGTAAGATAGAGGAAACAAAAGAGAACCTAAACCATTATTCAAACCCCATTTCCTCGTTAATCTACATAGGCCACAGCATTGGCCCAGTTTTTCGGGATTGCACACCGCTTTACGAGCAGAAAATAGGTGTAGTTAAAACTAATCCCATGCTAAATATCTTTTTTCAACGTCGACAAGACCTAGTCGATATAGTAAAACGAATATTCATCAAAGGGATACGAGAAGAACTCTTTGAGTCGGATATCGATATAGAAATTGCTTGCCAAGTATACCTATCAGGAATTGAAACGCTATATCGTCCCAATGGGCTACTGTGCTCAAAAAAAATTTCAAGCCATCAAATAAGCCAAGTGCTTTACTATATGCTTAAGGGTAACTGCACACGCATAGGATTAAGCGTTCTTAGAGAAAAAGTCGATATTAAGGTTATAGTAGACTAG
- a CDS encoding efflux RND transporter permease subunit yields the protein MNITELSVKRLTIPIVIFTILALAGLFGYTMLNKELFPSMDIPVNAVMTVYPGAAPSEVENSVTKKVEDAVSAIEGIDKIKSYSFESVSMVLIEYKDGVNADLSLQECERKVNAIKNDLPENSEEPEFMKFDLNMFPIMSIASKSNIPDKEFYDLVDKEIKPRLQQIKGVAQVDIIGGNQREIEVKANVQKLEQYGISLLQIKQTIETANVDFPTGKVKDENNKLIVRLAGKFTNLDQIRNLVIKTTPTGSVVKISDVANVVDGIKKATKNTRINGQPALGLSIQKQPDGNAVNISKEVKEELTKFENEYSAKGLKFIIASDTSDFTKEAVDGVMFDLLFAIILVSVTMLLFLHTFRNLIFIFISIPTSIISTFIFFHLFGFSLNLLTLLALSIVVGAIVDDAIVILENIYRHLEMGKTRWRASLDAAKELGLTVTSITIVLIAVFLPIGLTGGVTGQLLRSFSLVIVISILLSLLVSFTLVPLLTSRFGKLKEFNRAKIFDRFLLSFERLIEKAKDLIISATQWSLKHKIAIIGIATAMLFGSFALVSKGFIQTEFMDTGDQGEFIMAMELDRSSTLEQTNNTCLVIEKKMLEHPEIKHIYTKVGSKGGSISILETPYCAEFIVKMVPKDKRKLSAKLFAKKLQNELNSTFPGPKFKVEEISMMGNTATPIEIYVQGSNFDKVKEYSEVVTKELRSIQGTSDVESSIENGDKEVVVKFDREKLARLGLTIGEIGAQMYMSYEGNRDLKYRDGNNEYDLLIALDEFDRKSKSDVENISFVNRSGQLVKLSQVADICESESPSTLNRYNRMPSVRISGNLIGKTIGTVGEEIKAKLAKTNMPAGVNVIYAGDMERQGESFASLLIALAASIIFMYLIMVALYDSFVYPMVVMLSLPLSIIGALLALALAGKSLSLFSIMGIIMLMGLVAKNAILVVDFANGLQEKGENPVKAVLDATAVRFRPILMTNLALIVGLLPIALAAGAGAEWKSGLGWVLVGGLSSSMILSYIIVPVLYVILDKMVKKSKKSNDLIPTEIVSKGQFEEVKN from the coding sequence ATGAATATAACAGAATTATCGGTAAAACGCTTGACGATACCTATCGTTATCTTTACCATTCTGGCACTGGCAGGCCTATTTGGCTACACCATGCTGAACAAGGAACTATTTCCCAGCATGGATATCCCTGTTAATGCTGTGATGACCGTTTACCCTGGAGCAGCTCCATCGGAAGTTGAAAACTCGGTAACCAAAAAAGTTGAAGATGCCGTATCAGCAATCGAAGGTATCGATAAAATCAAATCCTACTCGTTCGAAAGCGTTTCGATGGTGTTGATTGAGTATAAAGATGGTGTTAATGCCGATCTGTCGCTGCAGGAATGCGAACGAAAGGTTAACGCCATCAAGAACGATCTACCAGAGAATAGCGAAGAGCCTGAGTTCATGAAATTCGACCTCAACATGTTCCCGATTATGAGTATTGCCTCAAAATCGAACATCCCAGATAAAGAGTTTTACGACCTTGTAGACAAAGAAATTAAGCCAAGGCTTCAGCAAATTAAAGGTGTCGCTCAGGTTGACATCATAGGCGGTAACCAACGAGAAATTGAGGTAAAGGCAAATGTTCAGAAACTTGAGCAATATGGAATTTCTCTTTTACAGATTAAACAAACCATTGAAACTGCCAATGTCGACTTTCCAACGGGGAAAGTTAAAGATGAAAATAACAAGCTAATTGTAAGGCTTGCCGGCAAATTTACCAATCTCGACCAAATCCGCAATCTTGTAATTAAAACCACCCCTACAGGATCGGTAGTTAAGATTAGCGATGTAGCCAATGTGGTAGATGGCATAAAAAAGGCCACAAAAAACACCCGTATTAACGGGCAGCCAGCTCTTGGCCTCAGCATTCAAAAACAACCTGATGGCAATGCTGTAAATATCAGCAAGGAAGTTAAGGAAGAGTTGACCAAATTTGAGAATGAGTACAGCGCAAAAGGATTGAAGTTCATTATAGCCAGCGACACCTCAGACTTTACCAAAGAGGCTGTAGACGGAGTAATGTTCGATCTCTTATTCGCTATTATTCTAGTGTCAGTTACCATGCTGCTCTTTTTGCATACATTCCGTAACCTGATATTTATATTCATATCAATTCCAACATCAATCATCTCCACATTCATATTTTTCCATCTGTTCGGATTCTCTCTTAACCTGCTAACACTACTAGCCCTATCGATTGTTGTAGGGGCCATTGTAGACGATGCTATTGTTATCCTCGAGAACATTTACCGACACCTAGAGATGGGGAAAACTCGATGGAGAGCATCGCTTGATGCCGCAAAAGAATTGGGACTTACCGTAACATCAATAACCATCGTTCTCATAGCGGTATTCTTACCTATAGGGCTTACAGGAGGTGTTACAGGACAACTGCTGCGCTCATTCTCGCTCGTTATTGTTATCTCCATACTGCTTAGTCTTTTAGTTTCATTTACGTTGGTTCCTCTTCTCACCTCTCGTTTTGGGAAGCTTAAGGAATTTAACCGGGCCAAAATATTCGATAGATTTTTGCTTTCGTTCGAGCGCTTGATTGAAAAAGCCAAAGATCTTATCATTTCTGCAACACAATGGTCATTAAAGCACAAGATCGCTATCATTGGAATTGCAACTGCAATGCTTTTCGGCTCGTTTGCACTTGTTTCAAAGGGTTTTATCCAAACCGAATTTATGGATACCGGCGATCAAGGCGAGTTTATCATGGCAATGGAGCTAGACCGTAGCTCTACCCTTGAACAAACTAACAATACTTGTCTTGTTATTGAAAAAAAGATGCTTGAGCATCCTGAGATTAAGCACATATACACCAAAGTTGGATCCAAGGGAGGTAGCATCTCTATTCTCGAAACTCCATACTGCGCAGAGTTTATCGTCAAAATGGTTCCCAAAGACAAGCGAAAACTATCCGCAAAACTATTCGCTAAAAAGCTACAAAACGAGTTGAACAGCACCTTCCCTGGCCCTAAATTTAAGGTAGAGGAGATTTCTATGATGGGGAATACCGCTACTCCAATAGAGATCTACGTGCAAGGTAGCAACTTCGACAAAGTAAAGGAGTACAGCGAGGTTGTAACCAAGGAACTCCGTTCCATACAAGGCACAAGCGATGTGGAGTCTTCTATTGAAAACGGAGATAAAGAGGTAGTGGTAAAATTCGATCGTGAAAAACTTGCAAGGCTAGGACTTACCATTGGAGAAATAGGGGCACAAATGTACATGTCGTACGAGGGCAACCGCGATTTAAAATATCGCGATGGGAATAACGAGTACGACCTACTAATTGCACTAGACGAATTTGACCGCAAAAGCAAAAGCGACGTAGAAAACATCTCTTTTGTAAACCGATCGGGGCAACTGGTGAAGTTGTCCCAAGTTGCAGACATCTGCGAAAGCGAAAGTCCTTCGACATTAAACCGATATAATAGAATGCCATCGGTTAGAATTTCTGGCAACCTAATCGGGAAAACAATCGGTACTGTAGGTGAAGAAATTAAGGCAAAATTGGCAAAAACCAACATGCCAGCCGGTGTCAACGTAATTTATGCCGGAGATATGGAGCGACAGGGCGAATCGTTTGCCAGCTTGCTTATTGCTCTTGCTGCCTCCATAATATTTATGTATCTTATCATGGTTGCTCTTTACGACAGCTTCGTTTATCCAATGGTAGTGATGCTATCGTTACCGCTTTCAATTATTGGAGCGCTACTAGCACTAGCCTTAGCAGGTAAAAGCTTAAGCCTATTCTCAATCATGGGTATCATTATGCTTATGGGACTTGTGGCTAAGAATGCGATTCTGGTGGTTGACTTTGCCAATGGATTACAGGAAAAAGGAGAAAATCCTGTAAAGGCAGTTCTTGACGCTACTGCAGTCCGCTTCCGCCCTATTCTTATGACCAACCTTGCCCTAATCGTAGGCTTGCTACCTATTGCCCTAGCAGCGGGCGCTGGTGCCGAATGGAAAAGTGGACTTGGATGGGTGCTTGTAGGAGGTCTTTCTAGTTCGATGATTCTCTCATACATTATTGTTCCTGTGCTTTACGTTATCCTCGATAAAATGGTAAAAAAGAGCAAAAAGTCTAATGATCTTATTCCTACGGAAATCGTATCAAAAGGACAATTCGAAGAGGTAAAAAACTAA
- a CDS encoding efflux RND transporter periplasmic adaptor subunit — MKNRRKLLITTIVFLAASLFVVFKLKSNKQEMQDNIAYSQRKVDKIPVIVETATDGVLSENVVATGTLEPSESLTLVSETQGKIVKIYKQKGDRVSQGDAIVKVDDEVISANVLTAEANYMQYQKDVERLTRLANENAVTKRDLEQATIGMKKAKADLITAKKALSNTSIKSPINGFINNSSLTVGQFLAGGSPVCEIVNNSVLNLNVKISEAEVYKIKEGQIVGVRLSVFPEKKFSGRITAIAEKADASMKFNVEITLLNNSKTHLRSGLYAEVDFPVKNQSKVIIPKASIVGSMESPVVFIAQNGKAIKRTLIIGQSNDKQVEVLSGLSANEQVIVSGQLNLKDGDDINIVK, encoded by the coding sequence ATGAAAAACCGCAGAAAGCTCTTAATCACAACTATCGTTTTTCTTGCAGCCTCGCTATTCGTTGTTTTCAAGCTTAAAAGCAATAAGCAAGAAATGCAGGACAACATTGCCTACTCCCAACGTAAAGTAGATAAAATCCCAGTAATTGTAGAGACTGCCACTGATGGAGTACTATCCGAAAACGTAGTTGCCACAGGTACCCTGGAGCCTTCCGAATCGTTAACGCTGGTGTCTGAAACCCAAGGTAAAATCGTAAAAATATACAAGCAAAAAGGCGATAGAGTATCCCAAGGCGATGCTATTGTCAAGGTTGATGACGAGGTTATTTCAGCAAATGTTCTTACAGCAGAAGCAAACTACATGCAGTATCAGAAAGATGTTGAGAGGCTTACCCGCTTGGCCAACGAGAATGCTGTTACCAAGCGTGACCTGGAGCAAGCAACCATTGGCATGAAGAAAGCTAAAGCCGACCTCATTACTGCAAAAAAAGCATTAAGCAACACCAGCATCAAATCGCCAATCAATGGATTCATAAACAACAGTAGTCTTACCGTCGGTCAATTCTTGGCGGGGGGCTCCCCGGTTTGCGAAATTGTAAACAATAGCGTGCTCAATCTTAACGTTAAGATTTCAGAAGCTGAAGTTTACAAAATTAAAGAAGGTCAGATTGTTGGTGTTCGTCTTTCAGTATTTCCAGAGAAAAAGTTCAGTGGTCGCATAACCGCCATTGCCGAAAAAGCCGATGCCTCAATGAAATTTAACGTAGAAATTACGCTTTTGAACAATAGCAAAACGCACTTACGTAGCGGATTGTATGCAGAAGTAGACTTCCCTGTTAAGAATCAAAGCAAGGTAATCATCCCCAAAGCCAGCATTGTAGGAAGCATGGAAAGCCCTGTTGTTTTTATTGCACAAAACGGGAAAGCAATCAAGCGCACTTTAATTATCGGACAAAGCAACGATAAGCAGGTTGAGGTCCTTAGCGGACTTTCTGCAAACGAGCAAGTTATTGTAAGTGGGCAACTCAATCTGAAAGATGGAGATGATATCAACATCGTTAAATAA
- a CDS encoding TolC family protein, whose protein sequence is MKEKLLVPLLLSFSVFISQQASGQTELKNLIGYALEHSHDVKKAEYQLQESSYMVKEARGHGLPQVEGSASSSKMMFKNIEIPASAYSMIPAEYSPILDKLSSIDKFYSTSAAVQVTQLIYSQSYWIGLNAAKKTRELYSILKTKSEEEIIAEVADGYYQAGSLILQVQTINKSIKNLKEIFRIADLNYKNDFIKESDVNRLKVTITNLETTQKTLQNGIYIQMNYLKALAGIPSDSTISIDAESLVNNFDIRTSKANFKIEDVPSYQALTKQAEVYEQQTKLSKAEYYPTLAAFGKYSFTSGGTSFNLDSWNKMSTIGLNLSIPIFKSGVTRSKVRRSQLQHFQINEDIAKSKELLKIAFDNAQSAYQTAQEQLIVQKDNRELAQKVYQQTLLQYQEGMASMADLLNVNSDFLQADNSYNQQVLKCKTSEIQMLKASGNLKRLVSQKQ, encoded by the coding sequence ATGAAAGAAAAGTTACTAGTCCCCTTATTGCTGTCCTTTTCAGTTTTCATCAGTCAGCAGGCAAGCGGTCAAACAGAACTTAAAAATTTAATTGGTTATGCACTTGAACATAGCCATGATGTAAAAAAGGCTGAATACCAACTTCAGGAGTCCTCTTATATGGTAAAGGAGGCAAGAGGCCATGGTTTACCTCAAGTTGAAGGCTCTGCCAGCAGCAGCAAAATGATGTTTAAGAATATCGAAATACCTGCATCTGCCTACTCAATGATACCTGCAGAATATTCGCCAATTCTAGATAAACTTAGTAGCATCGACAAGTTCTACTCAACATCGGCAGCAGTTCAAGTAACCCAACTGATTTACAGTCAGTCGTATTGGATTGGACTTAATGCAGCAAAAAAAACGAGAGAATTATACTCCATTTTAAAGACAAAAAGCGAAGAAGAGATCATTGCCGAAGTTGCAGATGGTTACTACCAAGCAGGATCGCTGATATTACAGGTGCAAACCATTAACAAGTCCATTAAAAACCTTAAGGAAATATTTAGAATCGCAGACCTCAACTATAAGAACGACTTCATTAAGGAGTCTGATGTTAACCGATTAAAGGTGACCATTACCAACCTTGAAACAACTCAAAAGACGCTTCAAAATGGGATTTACATTCAAATGAACTACCTAAAAGCGTTGGCTGGCATTCCAAGCGACTCCACAATAAGCATTGATGCAGAATCCCTTGTTAATAATTTTGACATAAGAACATCTAAAGCCAACTTTAAGATTGAAGACGTTCCCTCTTACCAAGCCCTAACCAAGCAGGCTGAGGTATACGAACAACAAACAAAGCTTTCTAAAGCCGAATACTACCCAACACTAGCCGCATTTGGGAAATACTCATTTACATCTGGAGGCACCAGCTTCAACCTCGATTCTTGGAACAAAATGTCAACTATAGGCCTGAATCTATCTATTCCTATTTTCAAATCAGGCGTTACGCGATCGAAGGTCAGACGTTCACAGCTGCAACATTTTCAGATAAATGAAGATATTGCCAAAAGCAAAGAGCTGCTAAAGATTGCATTCGACAATGCACAATCTGCCTACCAAACAGCTCAAGAGCAGCTCATAGTTCAAAAAGATAATAGAGAACTAGCCCAAAAGGTTTACCAGCAAACTTTATTGCAGTACCAAGAAGGGATGGCATCTATGGCCGACTTGCTAAACGTTAATTCCGATTTCTTGCAGGCAGATAATTCGTATAATCAGCAAGTTCTTAAGTGTAAAACATCAGAGATCCAAATGCTAAAAGCCTCTGGAAATCTAAAAAGACTTGTAAGTCAAAAACAATAA
- a CDS encoding TetR/AcrR family transcriptional regulator → MKDTKEFILQAAYNMFLYSNYETVTFSALSKSTGLTKGAIYHHFSSKEELFKAVVDKYLIESRSDDDFTDMSLSELVEYTVKKVKKDVSNALATHPNTLPLQIITFSIEAYRHYPGYAQKGWASFQKEKNKWKKVLDKSIKNGEIRSNVDTDIMTENFMTIGMGIVSNMMLSESVEYALDMFEKQINELYKAIKK, encoded by the coding sequence ATGAAAGACACAAAAGAGTTTATACTGCAAGCTGCATACAACATGTTCTTGTATAGCAACTATGAAACGGTTACGTTTAGCGCATTAAGCAAGTCTACAGGGCTAACTAAAGGCGCTATTTACCACCATTTTTCCAGCAAAGAAGAACTATTCAAAGCCGTTGTAGACAAATACTTAATTGAAAGCAGAAGTGATGATGACTTCACAGATATGAGTTTAAGCGAACTTGTTGAGTATACAGTAAAAAAAGTAAAAAAGGATGTTAGCAATGCATTAGCCACACATCCTAATACCCTTCCATTACAGATCATAACGTTCAGCATAGAAGCCTATCGGCATTACCCTGGGTATGCCCAAAAAGGCTGGGCTTCATTCCAAAAAGAAAAGAATAAATGGAAGAAGGTTCTTGATAAGTCCATTAAAAACGGTGAAATACGATCTAATGTAGACACAGACATCATGACTGAAAACTTCATGACAATAGGGATGGGCATTGTTTCCAACATGATGCTGAGCGAATCCGTTGAATACGCCTTAGATATGTTCGAAAAGCAGATAAATGAGTTGTACAAGGCTATAAAAAAGTAA